A window of Choloepus didactylus isolate mChoDid1 chromosome 23, mChoDid1.pri, whole genome shotgun sequence contains these coding sequences:
- the TBX3 gene encoding T-box transcription factor TBX3 isoform X2, translating to MSFSMRDPVIPGTSMAYHPFLPHRAPDFAMSAVLGHQPPFFPALTLPPNGAAALSLPGALAKPIMDQLVGAAETGIPFSSLGPQAHLRPLKTMEPEEEVEDDPKVHLEAKELWDQFHKRGTEMVITKSGRRMFPPFKVRCSGLDKKAKYILLMDIIAADDCRYKFHNSRWMVAGKADPEMPKRMYIHPDSPATGEQWMSKVVTFHKLKLTNNISDKHGFTILNSMHKYQPRFHIVRANDILKLPYSTFRTYLFPETEFIAVTAYQNDKITQLKIDNNPFAKGFRDTGNGRREKRKQLTLQSMRVFDERHKKENGTSDESSSEQAAFNCFAQSSSPAVSTVGTSNLKDLCPSDGESDAEAESKEDHGPEACDAAKISTTTSEEPCRGKSSPATKAHVFAAEPGGRPRDSARLDKASPDSRHSPATISSSTRGLGAEERRSPGREGAATAKVEEARGLSGKEAFAPLTVQTDAAAAHLGQGPLPGLGFAPGLAGQQFFNGHPLFLHPGQFAMGGAFSSMAAGMGPLLATVSGASTGVSGLDSTAMASAAAAQGLSGASAATLPFHLQQHVLASQGLAMSPFGSLFPYPYTYMAAAAAASSAAASSSVHRHPFLNLNTMRPRLRYSPYSIPVPVPDSSSLLTTALPTMVAAAGPLDAKAAALAASPASVAVDSGSELNSRSSTLSSSSVSLSPKLCPEKEAATSELQSIQRLVSGLEAKPDRSRSASP from the exons ATGAGCTTCTCCATGAGAGATCCGGTCATTCCTGGGACAAGCATGGCCTATCATCCGTTCCTACCTCACCGGGCGCCGGACTTCGCCATGAGCGCGGTGCTGGGTCACCAGCCGCCCTTCTTCCCCGCGCTGACGCTGCCTCCCAACGGCGCCGCGGCGCTTTCGCTGCCGGGCGCCCTGGCCAAGCCGATCATGGATCAATTGGTGGGGGCGGCCGAGACCGGCATCCCTTTCTCGTCCCTGGGGCCCCAGGCTCATCTGAGGCCTCTGAAGACCATGGAGCCCGAGGAAGAGGTGGAGGACGACCCCAAGGTCCACCTCGAGGCTAAAGAACTTTGGGATCAATTCCACAAGCGGGGCACGGAGATGGTGATTACCAAGTCCGGCAG GCGAATGTTCCCCCCATTTAAAGTAAGATGTTCTGGGCTGGATAAAAAAGCCAAATAtattctattgatggacattatAGCAGCAGATGACTGTCGATATAAATTTCACAATTCTCGGTGGATGGTGGCAGGCAAGGCTGATCCTGAAATGCCAAAGAGAATGTACATTCACCCGGACAGCCCTGCTACCGGAGAACAGTGGATGTCTAAAGTTGTCACTTTCCACAAACTGAAACTCACCAACAACATTTCAGACAAACACGGATTC ACGATCTTGAACTCCATGCACAAATACCAGCCCCGGTTCCACATTGTAAGGGCCAATGACATCTTGAAACTTCCTTATAGCACATTTCGGACATACTTGTTCCCCGAAACCGAATTCATTGCTGTGACTGCATACCAGAATGATAAG ATAACTCAGTTAAAAATAGACAACAACCCTTTCGCGAAAGGTTTCCGGGACACTGGAAAtggcaggagagagaaaag AAAACAGCTGACCCTGCAGTCCATGAGGGTGTttgatgaaagacacaaaaaggaGAATGGGACCTCAGATGAGTCCTCCAGTGAACAAGCAGCCTTCAACTGCTTTGCGCAGTCCTCGTCTCCAGCCGTGTCCACCGTGGGGACATCGAACCTCAAAG ATCTGTGTCCCAGCGACGGTGAGAGCGACGCCGAGGCGGAGAGCAAGGAGGATCACGGCCCGGAGGCCTGCGACGCGGCCAAAATCTCCACCACCACGTCGGAGGAGCCGTGCCGCGGCAAGAGCAGCCCGGCAACCAAGGCGCACGTCTTCGCGGCCGAGCCCGGCGGCCGGCCCCGGGACAGCGCGCGGCTGGACAAGGCGTCGCCCGACTCGCGCCATAGCCCGGCCACCATCTCGTCCAGCACCCGCGGCCTGGGCGCCGAGGAGCGCCGGAGCCCGGGCCGCGAGGGCGCGGCCACTGCCAAGGTCGAGGAGGCCCGCGGGCTGTCGGGGAAGGAGGCCTTCGCGCCGCTCACGGTGCAGACCGACGCGGCCGCCGCGCACCTGGGCCAGGGCCCCCTGCCGGGCCTCGGCTTCGCCCCCGGCCTGGCCGGCCAGCAGTTCTTCAACGGGCACCCGCTCTTCCTGCACCCCGGCCAGTTCGCCATGGGGGGCGCCTTCTCCAGCATGGCGGCCGGCATGGGGCCCCTGCTGGCCACCGTGTCCGGGGCCTCCACTGGCGTCTCCGGCCTGGATTCCACGGCCATGGCCTCAGCCGCCGCGGCGCAGGGACTGTCCGGGGCGTCCGCGGCCACCCTGCCTTTCCACCTCCAGCAGCACGTCCTGGCTTCTCAG GGCCTGGCCATGTCGCCTTTCGGAAGCCTGTTCCCTTATCCCTACACGTACATGGCTGCCGCCGCGGCCGCCTCCTCCGCCGCGGCCTCCAGTTCCGTACACCGCCACCCCTTCCTCAACCTAAACACCATGCGCCCGCGGCTGCGCTACAGCCCCTACTCCATCCCGGTGCCGGTCCCGGACAGCAGCAGCCTGCTCACCACCGCCCTGCCGACCATGGTGGCCGCTGCGGGGCCCCTGGACGCCAAAGCCGCCGCCCTGGCCGCCAGCCCAGCCTCGGTGGCCGTGGACTCGGGCTCGGAACTCAACAGCCGCTCCTCCACGCTCTCCTCCAGCTCCGTGTCCTTGTCGCCCAAACTCTGCCCGGAGAAAGAGGCGGCCACCAGCGAACTGCAGAGTATCCAGCGGTTGGTCAGCGGCTTGGAAGCCAAGCCGGACAGGTCCCGCAGTGCGTCCCCGTAA
- the TBX3 gene encoding T-box transcription factor TBX3 isoform X1 produces MSFSMRDPVIPGTSMAYHPFLPHRAPDFAMSAVLGHQPPFFPALTLPPNGAAALSLPGALAKPIMDQLVGAAETGIPFSSLGPQAHLRPLKTMEPEEEVEDDPKVHLEAKELWDQFHKRGTEMVITKSGRRMFPPFKVRCSGLDKKAKYILLMDIIAADDCRYKFHNSRWMVAGKADPEMPKRMYIHPDSPATGEQWMSKVVTFHKLKLTNNISDKHGFTLTFPSDHATWQGNNSFGTQTILNSMHKYQPRFHIVRANDILKLPYSTFRTYLFPETEFIAVTAYQNDKITQLKIDNNPFAKGFRDTGNGRREKRKQLTLQSMRVFDERHKKENGTSDESSSEQAAFNCFAQSSSPAVSTVGTSNLKDLCPSDGESDAEAESKEDHGPEACDAAKISTTTSEEPCRGKSSPATKAHVFAAEPGGRPRDSARLDKASPDSRHSPATISSSTRGLGAEERRSPGREGAATAKVEEARGLSGKEAFAPLTVQTDAAAAHLGQGPLPGLGFAPGLAGQQFFNGHPLFLHPGQFAMGGAFSSMAAGMGPLLATVSGASTGVSGLDSTAMASAAAAQGLSGASAATLPFHLQQHVLASQGLAMSPFGSLFPYPYTYMAAAAAASSAAASSSVHRHPFLNLNTMRPRLRYSPYSIPVPVPDSSSLLTTALPTMVAAAGPLDAKAAALAASPASVAVDSGSELNSRSSTLSSSSVSLSPKLCPEKEAATSELQSIQRLVSGLEAKPDRSRSASP; encoded by the exons ATGAGCTTCTCCATGAGAGATCCGGTCATTCCTGGGACAAGCATGGCCTATCATCCGTTCCTACCTCACCGGGCGCCGGACTTCGCCATGAGCGCGGTGCTGGGTCACCAGCCGCCCTTCTTCCCCGCGCTGACGCTGCCTCCCAACGGCGCCGCGGCGCTTTCGCTGCCGGGCGCCCTGGCCAAGCCGATCATGGATCAATTGGTGGGGGCGGCCGAGACCGGCATCCCTTTCTCGTCCCTGGGGCCCCAGGCTCATCTGAGGCCTCTGAAGACCATGGAGCCCGAGGAAGAGGTGGAGGACGACCCCAAGGTCCACCTCGAGGCTAAAGAACTTTGGGATCAATTCCACAAGCGGGGCACGGAGATGGTGATTACCAAGTCCGGCAG GCGAATGTTCCCCCCATTTAAAGTAAGATGTTCTGGGCTGGATAAAAAAGCCAAATAtattctattgatggacattatAGCAGCAGATGACTGTCGATATAAATTTCACAATTCTCGGTGGATGGTGGCAGGCAAGGCTGATCCTGAAATGCCAAAGAGAATGTACATTCACCCGGACAGCCCTGCTACCGGAGAACAGTGGATGTCTAAAGTTGTCACTTTCCACAAACTGAAACTCACCAACAACATTTCAGACAAACACGGATTC ACTTTGACCTTCCCAAGTGATCACGCAACGTGGCAGGGGAATAATAGTTTTGGTACTCAG ACGATCTTGAACTCCATGCACAAATACCAGCCCCGGTTCCACATTGTAAGGGCCAATGACATCTTGAAACTTCCTTATAGCACATTTCGGACATACTTGTTCCCCGAAACCGAATTCATTGCTGTGACTGCATACCAGAATGATAAG ATAACTCAGTTAAAAATAGACAACAACCCTTTCGCGAAAGGTTTCCGGGACACTGGAAAtggcaggagagagaaaag AAAACAGCTGACCCTGCAGTCCATGAGGGTGTttgatgaaagacacaaaaaggaGAATGGGACCTCAGATGAGTCCTCCAGTGAACAAGCAGCCTTCAACTGCTTTGCGCAGTCCTCGTCTCCAGCCGTGTCCACCGTGGGGACATCGAACCTCAAAG ATCTGTGTCCCAGCGACGGTGAGAGCGACGCCGAGGCGGAGAGCAAGGAGGATCACGGCCCGGAGGCCTGCGACGCGGCCAAAATCTCCACCACCACGTCGGAGGAGCCGTGCCGCGGCAAGAGCAGCCCGGCAACCAAGGCGCACGTCTTCGCGGCCGAGCCCGGCGGCCGGCCCCGGGACAGCGCGCGGCTGGACAAGGCGTCGCCCGACTCGCGCCATAGCCCGGCCACCATCTCGTCCAGCACCCGCGGCCTGGGCGCCGAGGAGCGCCGGAGCCCGGGCCGCGAGGGCGCGGCCACTGCCAAGGTCGAGGAGGCCCGCGGGCTGTCGGGGAAGGAGGCCTTCGCGCCGCTCACGGTGCAGACCGACGCGGCCGCCGCGCACCTGGGCCAGGGCCCCCTGCCGGGCCTCGGCTTCGCCCCCGGCCTGGCCGGCCAGCAGTTCTTCAACGGGCACCCGCTCTTCCTGCACCCCGGCCAGTTCGCCATGGGGGGCGCCTTCTCCAGCATGGCGGCCGGCATGGGGCCCCTGCTGGCCACCGTGTCCGGGGCCTCCACTGGCGTCTCCGGCCTGGATTCCACGGCCATGGCCTCAGCCGCCGCGGCGCAGGGACTGTCCGGGGCGTCCGCGGCCACCCTGCCTTTCCACCTCCAGCAGCACGTCCTGGCTTCTCAG GGCCTGGCCATGTCGCCTTTCGGAAGCCTGTTCCCTTATCCCTACACGTACATGGCTGCCGCCGCGGCCGCCTCCTCCGCCGCGGCCTCCAGTTCCGTACACCGCCACCCCTTCCTCAACCTAAACACCATGCGCCCGCGGCTGCGCTACAGCCCCTACTCCATCCCGGTGCCGGTCCCGGACAGCAGCAGCCTGCTCACCACCGCCCTGCCGACCATGGTGGCCGCTGCGGGGCCCCTGGACGCCAAAGCCGCCGCCCTGGCCGCCAGCCCAGCCTCGGTGGCCGTGGACTCGGGCTCGGAACTCAACAGCCGCTCCTCCACGCTCTCCTCCAGCTCCGTGTCCTTGTCGCCCAAACTCTGCCCGGAGAAAGAGGCGGCCACCAGCGAACTGCAGAGTATCCAGCGGTTGGTCAGCGGCTTGGAAGCCAAGCCGGACAGGTCCCGCAGTGCGTCCCCGTAA